The Alphaproteobacteria bacterium region TGGATCGAGTTCGACCCCACCAACGGCGCGCACGGCGGCCACAACCTGGTGCCCATCGCGGTGGCCCGCGAGCCTGGCCAGGCGCTGCCCGTGGTCGGCACCTATGACGGCACGGCCGACGACCTTCTGGGTATGGAGGTGGAGGTGAGTGTGCGCCGGCTTCAGGTGGCGCCGGCCGCCTAACAGTCCACAGCAAACCGGCCCATCGGCTATACTGGCCGCAATGATCGCTCCCGGCCGCCGACTCCTTCGCATGGGCTGCATAGACCGCTTGGGGCCCATGGGCCGCACGGCCCGGCGTCCCCCCGATCGCGCCCGCCGCCGCGCCCACCGCCCGGGGCGTCGCGCCGGACGCCTGGCCCGCATGGTCCTGGCGGCGCTGCTGCCGCTGGCCGGTCTGGCCGCGTGCAGCGGCGGCGATCCGGTCGGCGAGCTCGCCGCCCTGCTGGACTTCGGCCCGCTCAACGGCGGCGGCTATCAGGTGAGCATCAGCGGGCTCGACGATCTGCCGGACATCCACACCCTGGTGCGCGACTCCTCCGCCCTGGTGGAGCGCCGCCGCGAGGCGCCGCCAACGCCGGAAGGGCTGGCCCGCCGCGCCGACGCCGACGCCGAACTCATGCGCCGCATCCTGCGCAGCCAGGGATTCTACGGCGCCGTGGTGGAAACCCGCATCGATTCCTCGACCGATCCCGTGGCCGTCACTCTGGCGGTGACGCCGGGGCCGCCCTATCTGCTGTCGTCCTATGACATCATCTACGAGGATGGCGGGGACGGCCTGCCCGGCGGACCGGCGGCGGTGGACCTGACCCTTGGCGACTGGGCGCGCGCCGCCGACATAGAGGCGGCGGGGCCGACCCTGCTGCGGCGCATCGGCCGCCAGGGGCACCCCTTTGCCACCATCACCCGCCAGGTGGTGGTGGTCGACCATGACGCCATGGCCGTCGCCGTCGCCCTGCAGGTGGCGGAAGGTCCGCATCTGACCTATGGCCCGACCAGCGCCAGTGGCCTGGTGCGGGTGCGGCCCGACTATGTGGCCGGCTTCATCCCCTGGCAGCCGGGCGAGACGGTCAGCACCCGGCAAATGGATCAGGTGGAGGAAGAGCTGCGCCAGACCCGTCTGTTTGAGTTCGTCGCGGTCTCCGCCCAGAGACCGCCGGCCGCGCAAACCGTCCGGGCCGGCGCCGCCCCGCCGGTGCAGGCCGCGCCGATTCTCATTGAAACACTCGAGGCGCCACCGCGCTCCATCGGCCTCGGCGGCGACTACACAACAGAGACCGGCCCCGGCGCCACCGCCACATGGGAGCACCGCAACTTCTTCGGGCGCAACGAAACCCTCGCCTTTCGCGGCCGCCTGACCGGGCCGGAGCAACGGGCCGCGGCGGATTTCGCCAAGCCCCATTTCCGCCACCGCAACCAGTCGCTGCTGCTCAACAGCGAGACCCTGGTGGAGGACGGCGACGCCTTCGACGAAAAAACCATCTCCGGATTCGCCGGCCTGCAGCGGCCCATCGGCAATGACTGGTCGGTCCGCTGGGGCGGCGCCCTGGAATACACCGAGCAGGCCAATAGCGAAGGCGAGGCCGATTCCGTCATCGCCGGCCTGCCCGTGCGTTTTCTTCGCGATACCTCCGACGACCCGCTCGACCCGACCACCGGCAGCCGCGTCGCCTTCAGCCTCATTCCGGCGGTGTCGCTGGGCGATTCCAATGGGCGTTTCCTGACCCTGGAGGAAACCACCAGCCGCTACTGGCCGCTGACCGAAGACCGCTCGCTGGTGGCTGCCGGTCGCCTGCGTCTCGGCGTGGTCCTTGGCGCGGACCGGTTGGACCTGCCGCCCAGCCGCCGCTTCTATGGTGGCGGGGCCGGCTCGGTGCGCGGCTATGGCCAGGACTCGCTCGGTCGTCTCGACGCCAGCGGAGCGGCGGTGGGCGGCAGGTCCATTGTGGAGTTCGGTGGCGAGCTGCGCGCCCGTCTCAGCGAGACCATCGGCGTCGTGCCGTTTCTGGAGGCCGGCAACTCCTATGACCGGCTGGTGCCGCAGGCCAATGAGCGGCTGCAATGGGCCGCCGGTGTGGGCCTGCGCTATTTCACCGTGATCGGCCCGCTGCGCCTCGACCTGGCCTTTCCGCTCAATCGCCGGCGCGAGCTGGACAGCACCTACGAACTCTATTTCAGCATCGGCCAGGCCTTCTGATGAGTCGCCGCCGCCCGTGGTTGTACCGTCCGTGGCTGTGGATCCCCGGCCTGGGCCTGGCTCTGCTGCTGCTGGCGGCAGCCTTTGCCCACACCCCGCCCGGCCGCACCCTGCTGGCGGACGCCATCGGCCAGGCTCTCTCCACCCCTCACATGACCGCCCGCGTCGAAGGCCTGTCGGGCCTGCTGCCCTTCAGCCCGGCCATCGCCCGCCTCAGCCTGAGTGACGCCGGCCGACCGCAGGACGGCCCGTGGCTGGTGGCCGAAGACCTCTCGCTTTCCGTCCGGCCCCTGCCGTTGCTTGGCGGCCGCCTCGATCTGCCGCGGCTGTACGCCGCCACCGTCACGCTTCACCGACCGCCACCGGCGACGGCGTCCACCGATTCCGCGCCGGACCCGGCGGCGCTGCTGGACCAGGCCCGTCGCCTGCGTCGTCTCAACCTCACCCTGCCCCGGGTGGTGCTGACAGAGGCCGTCGCCGGCCAGCCCATGGTCTTTGCCCTTGACGCCCGGCTCCACCAGCCCGATGGCGTCGCCACCGCCCACCTCAGTCTGAGCACCCGTGGCGATGGCGCCGGCGACGGAAGCGAGGGGACGGCAGGAAACCAGGTGGCCGCCTCACGGGCGCGGCTCGATTGGGATGGCGCCGCCGGCCGTTTCGACCTGGACGTGGATTTGCGCCCCGCCTTCACCAGCGGCCTGGCCCGGGGGTTCGCTCTGCCGCTGCTCGACGGCATCGCTCTCCGCCTCACCGGCTCCGGCGATACCGTCGCGTGGGCCGGCGATCTCTCGCTGCACACGGGCGCTGGCGGCCGCCTGAGCGCCCGTCTCGCGGCCGACCTTGCCGGGCCGCCGGCCCTGCGCCTGGATGGTCAGGCGTCCGCCTTCGCCGGCCTGCCGGCCATCGCCCCCGGCCTGCCGGCGGACTTCACCTTCACCGCTGCCGCCGTCCTTGACCCGGCCCACATCCGTTTCAGCCAGGCGACCCTTGACGCGCCAGACCTGCAGGCGACTCTGGTCGGCGCCATCAGCCGCGATCTCGCCGACAGCGATCTCCGTCTGACCGTCCGGCTTAGCGACGATCAGCCGTTTCGCGACCTCGCCGCCTTCGGTTTCGCGACCGCCGCTATTGACCTGCACGCCACCGGCCCGCTGGCCCGACCGGCTCTCGACCTGTCGGCGGAACTGGATGGGGCCAGCCTGGCCGGCATGGCCATCGGCCGTACCACGCTCACCGCCAGCACACGAACGCCCGCCGCCGGCGACGCCTGGACAATCGCCGCGCAGGCCACCAGCAGTGGCGCCCGGCTCGAGTCACCGTGGCTCGCCTTTCTGGCCGGCGACTCCCTGCAGGCCAGCA contains the following coding sequences:
- a CDS encoding BamA/TamA family outer membrane protein; amino-acid sequence: MVLAALLPLAGLAACSGGDPVGELAALLDFGPLNGGGYQVSISGLDDLPDIHTLVRDSSALVERRREAPPTPEGLARRADADAELMRRILRSQGFYGAVVETRIDSSTDPVAVTLAVTPGPPYLLSSYDIIYEDGGDGLPGGPAAVDLTLGDWARAADIEAAGPTLLRRIGRQGHPFATITRQVVVVDHDAMAVAVALQVAEGPHLTYGPTSASGLVRVRPDYVAGFIPWQPGETVSTRQMDQVEEELRQTRLFEFVAVSAQRPPAAQTVRAGAAPPVQAAPILIETLEAPPRSIGLGGDYTTETGPGATATWEHRNFFGRNETLAFRGRLTGPEQRAAADFAKPHFRHRNQSLLLNSETLVEDGDAFDEKTISGFAGLQRPIGNDWSVRWGGALEYTEQANSEGEADSVIAGLPVRFLRDTSDDPLDPTTGSRVAFSLIPAVSLGDSNGRFLTLEETTSRYWPLTEDRSLVAAGRLRLGVVLGADRLDLPPSRRFYGGGAGSVRGYGQDSLGRLDASGAAVGGRSIVEFGGELRARLSETIGVVPFLEAGNSYDRLVPQANERLQWAAGVGLRYFTVIGPLRLDLAFPLNRRRELDSTYELYFSIGQAF